From one Brachypodium distachyon strain Bd21 chromosome 4, Brachypodium_distachyon_v3.0, whole genome shotgun sequence genomic stretch:
- the LOC100840067 gene encoding amino acid permease 6 encodes MEMERRSVAYDAEGGDDHERQGTVWTATSHIVAAVVGSGVLALAWTVAQMGWAVGPLALLGFSCVTYYTSTLLANCYRYPDPVSGTVNREYIDAVRCYLGRKNVLLCGCAQYVNLWGTLVGYTITASTSMIAVRRVNCFHERGYGASGCSTSGSTFMVIFGLFQLLLSQLPSLHNIAWLSIVAVATSFGYSFISLGLCAAKWLSSPNHGAIHGTLSGAGSFSGSPETKTFNILLALGNMAFSYTFADVLIEIQDTLRSTPAENKTMKKASFYGLAMTTVFYLFLGCTGYAAFGNDAPGNILTGFAFYEPFWLVDVANVCVIVHLIGAYQVFAQPIFARVESYVSGKYPDAKFINAVYYVRFLPVLPAVPVAPMKLVLRTVIIMFTTLVAMLLPFFNAVLGLIGALGFWPLSVYFPVAMHVARLKIGRGEGKWWWLQAMSFVCLLISIAASIGSVQDIVHNLKTATPFKTVD; translated from the exons ATGGAAATGGAGAGGAGATCAGTAGCTTATGATGCTGAAGGAGGCGATGATCATGAGAGGCAAG GGACGGTGTGGACGGCGACGTCGCACAtcgtggcggcggtggtgggctCCGGCGTGCTGGCGCTGGCGTGGACGGTGGCCCAGATGGGCTGGGCCGTGGGCCCGCTGGCCCTGCTGGGCTTCTCCTGCGTGACCTACTACACCTCCACGCTCCTCGCCAACTGCTACCGCTACCCGGACCCCGTCTCCGGCACCGTCAACCGCGAGTACATCGACGCCGTCCGATGCTACCTCG GGCGGAAGAATGTGCTGCTGTGTGGGTGCGCGCAGTACGTGAACCTGTGGGGGACGCTTGTCGGCTACACCATCACCGCAAGCACAAGCATGAT CGCGGTGAGGCGCGTGAACTGCTTCCACGAGCGCGGCTACGGGGCGTCCGGGTGCAGCACGTCGGGGAGCACATTCATGGTGATCTTCGGCCTGttccagctcctcctctcgcAGCTCCCGAGCCTCCACAACATCGCCTGGCTCTCCATCGTCGCCGTGGCCACGTCCTTCGGCTACTCCTTCATCAGCTTGGGCCTCTGCGCCGCCAAATGGCTCTCCTCCCCGAACCACGGCGCCATCCACGGCACGCTCTCGGGCGCCGGCAGCTTCTCGGGATCCCCCGAGACAAAGACCTTCAACATCCTCCTCGCGCTCGGCAACATGGCCTTCTCCTACACCTTCGCCGACGTGCTCATCGAGATCCAGGACACGCTCAGGTCCACGCCCGCCGAGAACAAGACCATGAAGAAGGCGTCCTTCTACGGGCTCGCCATGACCACCGTCTTCTACCTCTTCCTCGGGTGCACGGGCTACGCCGCCTTCGGGAACGACGCGCCGGGGAACATCCTCACGGGCTTCGCCTTCTACGAGCCCTTCTGGCTCGTCGACGTAGCCAACGTTTGCGTCATCGTGCACCTCATCGGGGCGTACCAGGTGTTCGCGCAGCCGATCTTCGCCAGGGTGGAGTCCTACGTGTCGGGCAAGTACCCGGACGCCAAGTTCATCAACGCCGTCTACTACGTGCGGTTCCTCCCCGTGCTGCCCGCCGTGCCCGTGGCGCCCATGAAGCTCGTGCTCAGGACGGTCATCATCATGTTCACCACGCTGGTTGCCATGCTGCTGCCCTTCTTCAACGCCGTGTTGGGGCTGATTGGGGCGCTGGGGTTCTGGCCGTTGTCCGTGTATTTCCCCGTGGCGATGCATGTGGCCAGGCTCAAGATTGGGAGAGGGGAAGGGAAGTGGTGGTGGCTGCAGGCCATGAGCTTCGTGTGCTTGTTGATCTCCATTGCGGCCAGCATTGGGTCCGTGCAGGACATCGTGCATAACCTCAAGACCGCCACGCCCTTCAAGACCGTCGACTGA
- the LOC100832686 gene encoding short-chain dehydrogenase/reductase 2b isoform X2, protein MEGEAGGSTVAGSPNTRVAVVTGGNKGIGLEVCRQLADHGITVVLTARDQARGTAAVESLGRLPGDVIFHQLDVTDDQSAQRLAGFLNTRFGKLDILVNNAAIGGVESLTPDGSAPGDDKFKGMDARQRLEWMRNNCRETYEDAKQGLETNYYGTKRVTEALLPLLLKCSSPGRIVNVSSNFGLLRLFGSEELRRELDDIENLTEARLDELLAAFMEDMEAGGFAKAEARGWPAGGFTAYKVGKAAVNAYSRILAKRHESASSLLVNCAHPGYVKTDMTTNSGILTPEEGARNVVEVVMLPDGALTGAYFAEGAQAPFV, encoded by the exons ATGGAAGGAGAAGCAGGAGGATCCACCGTCGCCGGTTCCCCAAACACAAG GGTTGCTGTGGTGACCGGCGGGAACAAGGGGATCGGGCTGGAGGTGTGCAGGCAGCTGGCGGACCACGGCATCACCGTCGTCCTCACGGCCAGGGACCAGGCCAGGGGCACGGCGGCCGTCGAATCGCTAGGCCGGCTCCCCGGGGACGTCATCTTCCACCAGCTGGACGTCACGGATGACCAGAGCGCCCAGCGGCTCGCCGGTTTCTTGAACACTCGTTTCGGGAAGCTTGACATCCTG GTGAATAACGCGGCCATTGGCGGGGTTGAGTCCCTAACTCCTGATGGCTCAGCGCCCGGCGACGACAAG TTCAAAGGAATGGATGCGCGGCAAAGACTGGAGTGGATGAGAAACAACTGCCGGGAGACTTACGAAGATGCAAAGCAGGGCCTCGAAACCAACTACTACGGCACGAAGCGGGTCACCGAAGCTCTCCTTCCCCTGCTCCTCAAATGCTCCTCCCCCGGAAGAATCGTCAACGTCTCCTCCAACTTCGGTTTGCTAAGA CTTTTCGGCAGCGAGGAGCTGAGGCGGGAGCTGGACGACATCGAGAACCTGACGGAGGCGAGGCTGGACGAGCTGCTGGCGGCGTTCATGGAGGACATGGAGGCCGGCGGCTTCgcgaaggcggaggcgcgagggTGGCCGGCGGGAGGGTTCACGGCGTACAAGGTCGGCAAGGCCGCCGTGAACGCCTACTCGAGGATCCTGGCGAAGAGGCATGAGTCCGCGTCGTCGCTGCTCGTCAATTGCGCGCATCCGGGCTATGTTAAGACTGACATGACCACCAACTCGGGGATCCTGACGCCTGAGGAAGGCGCGCGTAATGTCGTGGAAGTCGTGATGTTGCCCGATGGAGCGCTCACCGGAGCTTACTTCGCTGAGGGCGCGCAGGCTCCGTTCGTGTGA
- the LOC100832686 gene encoding short-chain dehydrogenase/reductase 2b isoform X1 yields MEGEAGGSTVAGSPNTSRVAVVTGGNKGIGLEVCRQLADHGITVVLTARDQARGTAAVESLGRLPGDVIFHQLDVTDDQSAQRLAGFLNTRFGKLDILVNNAAIGGVESLTPDGSAPGDDKFKGMDARQRLEWMRNNCRETYEDAKQGLETNYYGTKRVTEALLPLLLKCSSPGRIVNVSSNFGLLRLFGSEELRRELDDIENLTEARLDELLAAFMEDMEAGGFAKAEARGWPAGGFTAYKVGKAAVNAYSRILAKRHESASSLLVNCAHPGYVKTDMTTNSGILTPEEGARNVVEVVMLPDGALTGAYFAEGAQAPFV; encoded by the exons ATGGAAGGAGAAGCAGGAGGATCCACCGTCGCCGGTTCCCCAAACACAAG CAGGGTTGCTGTGGTGACCGGCGGGAACAAGGGGATCGGGCTGGAGGTGTGCAGGCAGCTGGCGGACCACGGCATCACCGTCGTCCTCACGGCCAGGGACCAGGCCAGGGGCACGGCGGCCGTCGAATCGCTAGGCCGGCTCCCCGGGGACGTCATCTTCCACCAGCTGGACGTCACGGATGACCAGAGCGCCCAGCGGCTCGCCGGTTTCTTGAACACTCGTTTCGGGAAGCTTGACATCCTG GTGAATAACGCGGCCATTGGCGGGGTTGAGTCCCTAACTCCTGATGGCTCAGCGCCCGGCGACGACAAG TTCAAAGGAATGGATGCGCGGCAAAGACTGGAGTGGATGAGAAACAACTGCCGGGAGACTTACGAAGATGCAAAGCAGGGCCTCGAAACCAACTACTACGGCACGAAGCGGGTCACCGAAGCTCTCCTTCCCCTGCTCCTCAAATGCTCCTCCCCCGGAAGAATCGTCAACGTCTCCTCCAACTTCGGTTTGCTAAGA CTTTTCGGCAGCGAGGAGCTGAGGCGGGAGCTGGACGACATCGAGAACCTGACGGAGGCGAGGCTGGACGAGCTGCTGGCGGCGTTCATGGAGGACATGGAGGCCGGCGGCTTCgcgaaggcggaggcgcgagggTGGCCGGCGGGAGGGTTCACGGCGTACAAGGTCGGCAAGGCCGCCGTGAACGCCTACTCGAGGATCCTGGCGAAGAGGCATGAGTCCGCGTCGTCGCTGCTCGTCAATTGCGCGCATCCGGGCTATGTTAAGACTGACATGACCACCAACTCGGGGATCCTGACGCCTGAGGAAGGCGCGCGTAATGTCGTGGAAGTCGTGATGTTGCCCGATGGAGCGCTCACCGGAGCTTACTTCGCTGAGGGCGCGCAGGCTCCGTTCGTGTGA